One Hypanus sabinus isolate sHypSab1 chromosome 4, sHypSab1.hap1, whole genome shotgun sequence genomic region harbors:
- the LOC132392241 gene encoding small nuclear ribonucleoprotein Sm D2-like, with protein sequence MSLLNKPKSKMTPKELQKREEEEFKTGPLSVLTQSVKNNTQGLINCWNNNKLLGRVKAFDRHCNMVLENVKEMWTEVPKSGKVKKSKPVNKDRYISKMFPRGDSVTVVLRNPLITGK encoded by the coding sequence aTGAGTCTGTTAAACAAGCCAAAGAGCAAGATGACTCCCAAGGAGCTGCagaagagagaggaagaggagtttAAGACGGGGCCCCTCTCTGTTCTGACACAGTCGGTCAAAAATAACACACAGGGCCTTATTAACTGCTGGAACAACAACAAGCTGCTTGGCAGAGTCAAGGCCTTTGACAGGCATTGCAACATGGTGTTAGAAAACGTGAAAGAGATGTGGACCGAGGTACCCAAGAGCGGAAAAGTCAAGAAgtcaaaacctgtcaacaaggACCGATATATCTCTAAGATGTTCCCTCGAGGGGACTCTGTGACTGTCGTACTTAGGAACccactgatcacaggcaaatgA